The DNA window CTAATGAAGCTGACCTGCTGATGACCAATGAACAATAGTTACGTCGGCAGGTAAGAGAAGGCATTCCAATGAAATGCCTTCTTGGAGGCATTCCAATGAAATGTCTCCTATAATAACACAAAATTTTGGAAATTTTTTATACATCAAAATTTCAACAAATCTTTGCGGCTcatgaaatgaaaaaaacaatgGTGAAAGTCAATGACTAAAGCTTTTTGAAAACGGCAAATCAAGGTTACGAAAATATGTGTTAGCGAATACTCCTATATAGCGACCACCTGTCTATTACGACCACTTTCTTTGGGACGGATCGTTCGTAGTGTAAAGTACCTTGTATATAGCGACCACCTGCCTTCTGCTACCAGCGACCATCCCCCTCTGCACGTTCTTGCACGATTTGCACTGTCTACAGCGACAGCGTAAAGCGCAAACGCGTATCCGGGAAATAAATCTGACAACAAAATGTATACGAAGTGCATATAATTCCTTTTATTTTACGTGCCAGGTTTTCGGCGTTCGTCTAATCGGGCGGACCACTTTTGTTTGCTCAAAGAAAAGTGGTCCTACCTTCCCTTGCACGGAAGACTTGCATAGAAGAAGATCGCACACGTTAATTGCGAAGTACAGTGGATGCGCGCGAGCAGCTACAGCTACTGTACTCGCGTACTTTGTCGTTTATCGGTCTACATACATTCCCGtatcagatgccgcttccttctcttagagaaagggcggcatcagatgcggTTTATTTACTcagagaaacggcggcatgGGCTgtctctttcgtctctaagagaaacggcagctTTCGTCTTTAAGAgaagcggcatctcatgccgccgtttctcttaaagacgaaagctgccgtttctcttagagGCGTCATGAAATGCCGCTTTCGActctaagagaaacggtggcatcagatgccgttttctttactcagagaaacggcggcatgggctgccgctttcgtctctgagagaaacggcgacatgagatgccgctttcgtctctaaggGAAACGGCACCATGAGATgctgctttcgtctctaagagaaaTGGCGACATGAGATGACGGTTTCGTTCCTgagagaaacggcggcatcagatgccgctttcgtctctaagagaaacggcgccatgagatgccgcttcCTTCACGCAAAGTGATTGCATTCTGTGTGTTGACTGGTCGGTTACCCAGATGTCCACAGATTGAACACAAAGCGTGCCTCGAATACGAGAAAGGGAACAGTCCCGAAGATGTTAAAAGTTGATTAAGTTTGGCCTTATCCTCGCTTCCGACGCCACGGTTTAATTATAAAAACAAGGCaagtaaataaatttataATGTTAAAtatattttatctttaggtttAAAAATATGCTTCTCCAAGTTTCAATTATAAAACATGGTAGAAAATATAATTATGAATAAAAATGAATTGTCTTATAACTAAATTTAGGTTCAAAATTATGCTTCTCTAAGTTTCACGTAAAAAACATTGTAATTATTTGAATTTgtacaaaataaaatttgtTTTTAAATTACAATTAGATTATGTCGTCGTTCAGAGGTTAGTAGAGGCGTCATCGTCACCAGAACGAGACGTGCCTTCAATTCGCCTAATATCTGTAAAATACGAAGGAATAGAGAACGTACATTAGAGAACACGTTGAGATCTTACCCTGCCTCTCTCGCGCTTTTCGTATGCTTCTCTTATTTCCGACTTGTTTCTTTCCttgagtcgtcgtcggtgcgGCGCCGCTTGAGTATCGTTGGAACGGCATTTCCTTCAATCGAACCCTTTTGGGCCCAAATCCGAGTCACTCCGACACGCAGCATTCGTTAGTGAAGCAATCGCCGTAAAAATGTTTGATGCATAGCCTCGAGTGCTCCGTTGGCCCCTCCAACCTAGCTCTTGTACGCGTCACCTGATCAGACCACTTTGTGCGTCTCTCGGGGTCTTttagaaagcaaaaaagagaTATTCGGTCTTTGCTTGAGCTGCTATAGCTGGCGGCTACGCAGCGTTGAACCATTGTGGTCGTAGAGACTCAGTAGAGGCAGCCAACTATGCACAGCATGCGTATGCTCGAAAGACTTCCGTTCCACCAATGTCGTGGGTGGAACCCGGATAAGGCGGCACCagaacaaaaattaaaagcgCTCTACAATCGTGAATGTTTATTTCCATTAAAAAAATGCGTAAAACAAGGTTTTATTCCTCACACTACAGTATAAGTTTATATAATGGCAACCTTTATAAgttatatttatatatatgatTTGTTTAAGAATTGCCCGTTTTAATTCAAGTTTTCTCTCGAAGGTGCACCTCTAGTACGTATAAGCTGTCGCTTTTTCCGGAATTGCAGCAACACTTCTCACTGGCGGCAAAACAGCTCACTCCGTTTTTATGCTACCCCTCAACATCAGTCGCTACGAACGTCCCACGTGCACCGTTCAAAAAAACACGGCAAGAGCACGACTTCTTTGCTTGGCCAAAGTTGTCGTGTGGGACGAATGCACCATGGCAAACAAGAAAGCTATGGAGGCACTAGATCGATCTCTGCGTGACATTCGAAACAACGACGCTCTTGTGGGAGGTTTACCTCTGATTTTCGCAGGACACTTCAGACAGACATTGCCCGTAATACCGAAAGGAACAAAAGCtgacgaaatcgccgcgTGTTTGAAGTACTCCCGCATCATTTGGCCGAAAGTTCGAACACTGCGCTTAACCACCAATATGAGAGTCCACCTCTACGGAGACCGCGATGTCGGGATCTTACGCGCAGTTGCTCTTGCTAATCGGCAATGGAACGATCCCCACCGACCCTGAAGACGGTCTCATCAACGTCCCTTGCTGCACAGTAGTGCAATCTTCGAACGAGCTCATACAAGCCGTTTGTCCTCAACTTCACGAGCACTACAAAAACACAGCCTGACTTGCCGAACGCGCCATTCTCGCTCCTCGAAATGACGCTGTTAATCAAATAAACGACACTATGCTTCAGCTCATaccagaaaacgaaaaagtaTATCTGGCCGTCGATACGACAATGGAACCAGACGACGCTGTCAACTATCCTACGGAAGTTCTTAAATCGCTGAATCCCCCCGGTCTTCCTGCGTATACCTTGGCTCTGAAGGTGTGTGCTCCGATTATGCTTCTGCGCAACATCGACGCCCAGAAACTGTGCAACGGAACGAAATTGACCGTTACCCGACTCTGCCCCAACGTCATAGAGGCGACAATATGCACAGGGCAGTACGCTGGCGAGAGTGTATTTCTTCCGCGAATCCCTCTAATTTCTTCTGATTCCACTGTTTTGTTCAAGAGACTGCAGTTTCCCGTCTGGCTGTCCTTTGCAATGACGATAAACAAGTCGCAGGGACAGACATTGAAGACGGTGGGTCTCAGTCTTCAGACAAAATGCTTTGCCCACGGCCAATTCTACGTCGCCTGCTCGCGTGCAAGTGCTCCTACTAATTTGTACGTCCTAACAGCATCTCCCAGAACAGCAAACGTTGTCTATCACGAAGTTCTTTAGCGGGACCTTCCCCCTTCCCTTACCCCAACCTAACCTATCCTACGCCCCGAAAGAGGCCAACATTTTTGGGCCACGTGGCGTACGGacctccccgtggtgtgGCCTGGGTAACGCCGGCACGTACGCcagtaagtaagtaagtaataaatttaaaaccccacccgggcgaagccgggtagTCAGCTAGTCTCTACACTATTAATGCCGACGGTCATCTTGGAAAATACGGGACAACGCGCCTAGACGTCGCCATCTTGCCGATTTTGTTGTCGCGAAACCGTCGCCGCGCCGCCATTGCGCGCCGTTTTTGTGGGCGCGACGCTTCCCTCGCTACTCCGCGCAGTGCAAGAAGCGGTTTTTGGAGCAACAGGGCCCTTTCGGGGTCGCCCGAGCCAGAAGCCGACCGCCGAAAAGTACGGTACTTTTTCGCAATTGTTCAATAATACGGGGATGTGTTTCACACTTTGTTCTAATGCATACGTGATCTCTGCTCTGTTTTGCGGCGACCGTGTTCTTCCGTATTATCCCGGTTAGTCGATTGCCTCGCTTGCAACACGATTCTCCGTCCGTCGCTCcgatcttcgtcgaaaacgcgacCCAACGCTCCTGTTTTTCGCTTCCCGTGTCCGCGTTCGCGAACGGATCAGGAACCCCTCTTTGCACGCGATACCAAATGGCCAAAGAGTATTATTTACTGTACAAACGGCGGCAACTCACGCAGAAACACCGCCCCAAACGACTCTCACAGCTTTCTTCGCTCTATGCGAAACATACATGTACAATCGAaccgatccgacgacgatcgcgatttTGTTCGCCAATTGCACTACATTGACGCTGCTCAGTGTTTCACCTTTAAGAAGCGGACGAAGTCCTGGCAACCAAGAAAGCAAGGCCAGCTCGTATGGTGCGATAACCGACTGACATATTTTAAGAAGGCTAAGAACATCGGAAGGATTTACACAATTCATCCGAAACAACGCGAATGCTTCTACCTTCAAATGCTCCTCATACACCGCACCGCACCAATATCTTTTCAGAACCTGCGGACTGTCAACGAATCCGTCTTGCCAACTTTTCACGACGCCTGCCTCCGCCTTGAACTGCTACAAACTGACCATCACTGGGTAGCAACCATGCAAGAAGCCGCTCTCTCAGCCTCCCCTTCGACACCTGTTTGCCGTTCTACTTGCATTCTGCGATGTCGCTGATCCCGCACCTTTATGGACGCAATTTAAGACACACCTGACTGAGGACATCCGCCACAGACAGATAAGGACTCAACAAAACGATTCTCTTGATTATGACGACCGAATGTTTAATGAGTCTCTACTTCTTATTAAAGAAATTCTTGGCACCACCACTGGGCATTCCGTTGCCGATTACTCCCTACCGACGCCACACCGCCCGCGTAAGATATTCCGTAAAACAAATCtcgcaaaaaaattgttaTAATTTCATCATTCGCAGAGACGCCATCAGCTACAATTCCACAAGATattctcgacgaaacgacgtacGATCGATCTAGACTTCAAGCttttgtcgacgaaaacgaacggAAGTTGGCTGACAagcaacaaaaaatattcCGACGGATGCATTCTCTCATGGCACAGAACGACaacaaaattcttttcatCGATGCGCCAGGAGGCACGgggaaaacgtttttgctgaattttcttttagcccGCTACCGCGCCCGAGGTTCTATTATCCTCGCTGTTGCCAGCAGCGGCATCGCAGCCCAACTACTCAGCAACGGTGAAACCGCTCAATCTACGTTCAAGATACTTCTGGATCTGAACTGAACAGACGAACCCACGTGTGCAATTAAAAGCAACTCTTCTCGGGCAACGCTCATTAAACGGTGCTTAGTGATTTTTTGAGCCGAAGCTACGATGACTAACAAAATCGCGTTTGAAGCTCAACCGTACCCTAAAAGACCTGAGACAAGTGCGGCCAACTTCGGTGGAATCCTCATGGTCATGTCCGGAGACTTCCGTCAAATACTTCCGGTTATCGCAGGCGGAACTCGAATCAACGAAGTGAACGCGTGTATTAAGTCATCTCGCCTGTGTGACTTTGTCGAAACTCATTCTCTCACAAGAAACATGCGAGCACACCTACACGGCGATCACCAGGCCGCGGAATTCTCTCAACTCCCTTCTCGACATTGAAGACGGTCTCATCCCTCATGACAACGATCTTAGTCGCATCCCTCCCAATCTTTGCACGTACAGCAACTCTCTAACGTCTCTAATCAACTACGTTTATCCAGAAATCACCGTCAATCACGCCAACGTCTCATGGCTAAAAGAGCAATTTTCGCGCCACACAATCAGACAACCAGAGACATTAACGACATAATGCTTCAGCGACTACCCAGGAACTACCGTTACCTACAACTCGATCGATTCAATACCAGATGACGACAACGCTGCCCTAAACTATCCTCTGGAATTCCTTAACTCTCTTCATCCACAAGGACTACCGCCACATCTCCTTCAACTCAAAATCGGCGCTTCTTTGATCGTCATGCAAAACATAGGCAACGGCTAGGCAAACGGAACAAGAACAATTCTCAAGCGCATGGCCAACAAGTGCCTTCAAGTTACCATTGCCACCGGACCTAAAACAGGACAAACGGCTTACTTGCCGATGATTACCGCTCTGTCCCAGCGAAACTCAACTTCCTTTTACCTTCACTCGCCTTAAATTCCCTGTCCAACTCTGCTTTGCCATGACAATAAACAAGGCAAGGACAAACTCTAAATACCGCTGGACTAGCCCTTAACGAATATAGCCACGGGCAATTCTACGTTTGCTGGAGCAGAGTCTCATCCAACAACAAACTTTACATCTTCTCCGAAAACGACACAACCAAAATGCCGTCTATACCGAAATCATTTCAACGTAAGTCTTACATGTATTGATCCATAACATAAACCATCTTCTTTACCAAAATCATATTCTCCGCCCATGCTCTCTATTTTATACCGCATATTTACATACATAATTTTATGGGCTGCAAGCGTTTGAACCTCCACGTTTTAATATCCAAGAAACACTAAACACAagggaaaaggaaacaaaagGAAATACACACACAAACAGACAAACAGATCAATCCCTGTTGAAGCACCTGACTGAGGTGTCAACAGAGCTAACAGATACACAAACAGAGGAATGGGGAACACTTTACGAAGAATAATACGAGCATTCTCGCGCTGGAGACAAACCGCCATATGACGTCGCCAGTACGCGAGAAAGCTATTTTTGTCATTAAAAAAGTCGATCGACGGGCGATCGATCTCTTAAGACGACGGCTTCTTGCtcgagaaagaaaggaaCCCCGAATGTAATCATCGAAGACTTTTCTCAAGTTTTCTGTGATCTCGTGATGTAAGTACTCTTCTTCGCGGTCTTACTTTCGATAGAACCGACGA is part of the Oscarella lobularis chromosome 6, ooOscLobu1.1, whole genome shotgun sequence genome and encodes:
- the LOC136188180 gene encoding ATP-dependent DNA helicase pif1-like, whose translation is MLQLIPENEKVYLAVDTTMEPDDAVNYPTEVLKSLNPPGLPAYTLALKVCAPIMLLRNIDAQKLCNGTKLTVTRLCPNVIEATICTGQYAGESVFLPRIPLISSDSTVLFKRLQFPVWLSFAMTINKSQGQTLKTVGLSLQTKCFAHGQFYVACSRASAPTNLYVLTASPRTANVVYHEVL